Genomic DNA from Candidatus Stygibacter australis:
CATAAGTCCCTGTTTATTAGCCCTAAGACACAATGCAAATACAAGAATGATAACCAGTAAAATAATATGTTTCATATTACCTCCAGCTCAAAAAAGAAGAATTATAAAGATATTGTCCAGTCAATGTTGTATAAGCCATAGATTTAAAAAATCTGAGCTTATCTATCTACAAGAAATTCAACGAAATTACTAATCAGCAATCTTTCTGCCAACATAGGAGTAACCTATAAGGACTGCAACGATGAACAGCATAACTTAAATATGTCATGCCGTTCATCGTTGCAGCCCTTATAAGACCCTTATAAGGCCCCTGTAAGACCTTAATAGTTATATATAAAGGAAATAGACAGTGTTTTGAGGAGAAAATCAGAGCATTTGGAAAGGAGGTAAAAATAGCGAGTCTGGAAATAAAATTACAGAAAAAATAAAAAAGAATTGACAGAAATAACCTTAGTGTCTTAGTTGACCCAGACACTAAGACAGAGGTGAAATATGAGAAATTTTGATCCGAATGTGCCCTTGTTTCTGCAGGTGAAGGAGGACATAGAGAATATGATCCTATCCGGAGCAGTGCAGGAAGACGAGAAGCTGCCTTCTGTGCGGGAAATGGCAAGGGATTATGAGCTCAATCCCAATACCGTTAACAGCGCAATAGGTGAACTATTAAATGCAGATATTATCTATAAAAAGCGAGGAATAGGAATGTTTGTTAAACAAGGAGTGAAAGATAAGCTGCTTGAGCAGCGATTGGAGAGTTTTGAGACAGAAGAAGTAGAGACTCTGGTTCAGAGAGCCAGGATGCTGGGGATGAGTGAGGTAAAACTTGTGAGCCTGATATCCAGCCGATACAGGAGGGAAGACTAATGAATACGATTTATGAGATCAATAACTTAACCAAGTTTTATGGTAAGTTTCAGGCCTTAGATGATGTGAATCTAAAAATAGAGCCAGGACGGATCATAGGTTTGCTTGGTAGAAATGGTGCCGGCAAATCGACATTATTGCGTTCCATGCTGGGATTATTAAAATACGAAGGCAATATTAATTATACTGGAACAGATATTCAGACACTGAAACATCATTTATTTGAAGAGGTGGCTTTTATCCCTGATGTAAATATCATCGATGATCGATTGACAGTAAGGCAGATAATCCAATACATGAAAGGGATACATGAACACTGGAATGAAGAAAAGTTTGAAGAGCTGATGGCAAAAAGCAATCTTCCTATGGATAAGAAGATCAGTAAACTATCTAAAGGTATGAAAACCAAGCTTTATTTATTGATAACCCTTTCACTTGAAACGCGAATGCTGCTGCTGGATGAGCCGACTCTGGGGCTTGATATAGCTTTCAGAAAGGAATTTCTGAATACAATTCTGGGAGAATATTTTGATGAAGAAAGGTCAATAATAATATCTACCCATCAAGTTGAAGAAGTTGAGCAGATCCTGCAGGAGATAATATTTATTGATGATGGCAGGATAATTTTACATGAAGATGTGGAAGGGCTTAAAAATAAGTATAACCTGGTATCAGTTGCTGCTGATCAATTGCATATATTGGAGGAAAAGGGAGCACGACAAATAACTCACACTCTGGGTCAATATCATGGTATTTTACCTATAGAAATAGAAATAGAGGGAGCAACATATCATAGACCGGGATTAGCTGATCTTTTCCTGGCATTCACGGGAGGCAGTCATGAATAAATTTGCAGCACAAATTAAAAATGATTACCGGATACACCAAAAAAGTATTTTATCCCCGATTATACTTTTTCTGGTAATAGATTTCCTGGCAATAATCACGTTTTTTATAATGAAAAGTAAATTAGGTTTAGATTTTCAGGATTTTATGTCGATAAATATTCAAACAGACGGGGCTGACCTTTCAATGATCAGCGAATCATTCTGGTATATGATCGGTATGGGTGTATTGGGTTTTGCTGGTTTTGTGATGGTGATAGTATCATTATCAATCGGAAATCAGTCATTGAATATGGAGAAGTTCCGGAAATGTGAAATATTTTATCGGAGTCAGCCCGTGAGTATCTGGCTTTATTCATTTTCAAAGTATCTGATAGCAGTAGCAGCACCCATTATAGTGCTTTTCATTGTAGGAATATTTAATCTGATCCTGGTGGTTCCCTTTGTGAATCAGATTATCAGATTTGATTTCATAGATGCAATTTCGGGCTTAATTGTGAGTTTTTTATTATACTCACGATCAATAATAGTAGTGGGAAGTATTGGTTTCATGATGTCAGGAATATTCAAAGAGAAGGCTTTTATGAAGCTGATCTTGATTGCAATCTCAATCCAGTTGATAATCGTATTTGCACATCTAAGTTTTGATACTCCTCTATTGGATATTTTTAAATATATCGGAAAGTTGATAAGCCCGTTACATGGAGTAAAAGACATGATCGATTTCGAAAATCTGGAGTCAGTAATGGATTTTAGACAGGCAATCAATGCCAGAATATTACTGTTTAACTGGCATAGTGCTTTACAAATAATAGCTTCTGGAATATTTTTTGTACTGGGAGTGTTCGCCTATTCAAAGAAAGAAGTAAATTAGGAGGAATGATGAAAAAAAGTATAATTATCCTTGTATTAATTGTCCTGGCTGCAAGTTTATCAGCAAAAAACATAACAGAGTCATTTAAGTTCAAGCAGGAACTAATAGAGCTTTCATTATCAAATATTAAAGTAGAAAGTGTCAGTTTTGTATCCGGCAATAAGCTGGAAGTAAAATGTAATGATACTGATGCGATTTTCAATCAGGATAAACATTATCTGGGAATATCTTCACCAAAGAAAAAGGCAAAGATCTGGTTGAAATTGCCAGAGAACAAGAAATATCACGTGACCATAGAAGACGATAATTTCTATTTTGATAAAGAAGGTCTTACAATAATGTTAGAAGGTTCTCAGCCGATTTTTATGGATGGCAAGATACTTAAGATCACCGATGAAGATGATGAAGTAATAGTATATGAAAACGGAGATCTGATGATCACAAATAGTGATGGTAAGATCGTAACCATCAGTGAAAAAGGCTTTATCACCGAGAATTCTGAATTTGAAGAAGATGATGAGGATTTGACTAATTTTTGGGGTAAAATGCTGGCAGGGGTAATCCGTGTAGCAGCCAGAACAGCTATGAATGCATTAGGTGATACGCCAGAGGAAGTGATAAAAACCTCTTTGAATGAACGTAACTGGAGAGCTGGTATTAATGATATGATGGTCACAGTGGAAAATAATGCTCCCGATTTTGGTAGAAAGGATCATTTCAGAGAAGTGGAAAGAAGTTTCCCATCTGCTGATATAGATAATTTAAGTCTGGATAATTTTAATGGTAACATCTCAATAGTAGGAACAGAAAATGATCAATTGGAAGTAAAAATAGTGATCTCTGCTAATTCTGAAGATGATCTGGATAATGTGGAAATAGAGTTTATCGGAACAAGAAAAATGAAGATCCATAGTAAAGCACTAATCACTAATCCACATTGTGCGATTGAATATGAAATAAACCTGCCATTCAATATTGCCTTGAATCAAGTTATCAGTAGTAACGGTAAAATC
This window encodes:
- a CDS encoding DUF4097 family beta strand repeat-containing protein; this translates as MMKKSIIILVLIVLAASLSAKNITESFKFKQELIELSLSNIKVESVSFVSGNKLEVKCNDTDAIFNQDKHYLGISSPKKKAKIWLKLPENKKYHVTIEDDNFYFDKEGLTIMLEGSQPIFMDGKILKITDEDDEVIVYENGDLMITNSDGKIVTISEKGFITENSEFEEDDEDLTNFWGKMLAGVIRVAARTAMNALGDTPEEVIKTSLNERNWRAGINDMMVTVENNAPDFGRKDHFREVERSFPSADIDNLSLDNFNGNISIVGTENDQLEVKIVISANSEDDLDNVEIEFIGTRKMKIHSKALITNPHCAIEYEINLPFNIALNQVISSNGKIIVKRCMGEGEFITSNGSIKVVDFKGNTDIRTNNGSIEVEEVSGMVNARTSNAKIEIEDCPDIRKAITSNGKIILEIKNIIGGLEVNTSNADITLILSKSVNCDIQARTSNGKINLQDIKLDIQKSSRNYLMAKYNDGGKLLDVETSNASINLYNQ
- a CDS encoding ABC transporter ATP-binding protein, with amino-acid sequence MNTIYEINNLTKFYGKFQALDDVNLKIEPGRIIGLLGRNGAGKSTLLRSMLGLLKYEGNINYTGTDIQTLKHHLFEEVAFIPDVNIIDDRLTVRQIIQYMKGIHEHWNEEKFEELMAKSNLPMDKKISKLSKGMKTKLYLLITLSLETRMLLLDEPTLGLDIAFRKEFLNTILGEYFDEERSIIISTHQVEEVEQILQEIIFIDDGRIILHEDVEGLKNKYNLVSVAADQLHILEEKGARQITHTLGQYHGILPIEIEIEGATYHRPGLADLFLAFTGGSHE
- a CDS encoding GntR family transcriptional regulator — protein: MRNFDPNVPLFLQVKEDIENMILSGAVQEDEKLPSVREMARDYELNPNTVNSAIGELLNADIIYKKRGIGMFVKQGVKDKLLEQRLESFETEEVETLVQRARMLGMSEVKLVSLISSRYRRED